The following are from one region of the Phycisphaerae bacterium genome:
- a CDS encoding amidohydrolase family protein, whose amino-acid sequence MTRPRLSMRVCHAGVMALMMMAAVSPLFGQTERVPAADSKSAPASEPADTVVLKVGKLYEKPTKPLIDSILVVRDGEVVDFGRDIDVPAGARVIELPNAVITAGLIDACISAAAFQNYKGPENETECTPQLRVLDSIDLRDESLRQLAESGVTAIHVTAEPVAVIGPRGATLRTSGPIGARTIKPADALKVTIGREPMYRRGWNRGPWGDVSFMTRRPTTRMGLIWTLRKSFHDASAAIRGESPGTHGDSSPSENALPLLERALKGEIPIRIQARQQLDILAALRVAKEFGFDFVLEEGTDAARCAAELKAAGVPVIYGPIFDYPTGFRAGSGEVNRARYSTPAELVRSGITLALTASDLSGEASLAMQASYAMRFGLTREQALAAVTTTPAKLLGIEDVAGEIGRNRPADLVVWSGEPFELTSRPVMVIVGGEIVLDRTAE is encoded by the coding sequence GTGACCAGACCGCGACTTTCGATGAGGGTGTGCCACGCCGGCGTCATGGCACTGATGATGATGGCTGCGGTTTCGCCACTGTTTGGTCAGACTGAACGGGTGCCGGCCGCCGATTCGAAATCTGCCCCGGCGTCTGAGCCAGCTGATACGGTCGTACTCAAAGTCGGCAAACTCTATGAAAAGCCCACGAAGCCGCTGATCGACTCGATACTTGTTGTTCGCGACGGGGAAGTGGTTGATTTCGGTCGCGACATTGATGTGCCGGCTGGTGCTCGCGTGATTGAATTGCCGAACGCTGTCATCACGGCTGGCTTGATCGACGCCTGCATTTCGGCGGCTGCATTTCAGAATTACAAAGGTCCGGAAAACGAGACGGAGTGCACGCCGCAGCTTCGTGTGCTTGACAGCATTGATCTGCGCGATGAATCCTTGCGCCAGCTCGCAGAGTCAGGCGTTACGGCAATTCATGTAACCGCTGAGCCGGTCGCAGTGATCGGACCGCGCGGCGCTACGCTGCGGACGAGTGGTCCGATCGGCGCCCGCACCATCAAACCGGCCGACGCATTGAAGGTGACCATCGGACGGGAGCCGATGTATCGACGCGGCTGGAACCGCGGTCCCTGGGGCGATGTGTCTTTCATGACGCGGCGCCCCACGACCCGGATGGGCCTCATCTGGACTCTTCGGAAATCATTTCACGACGCCTCCGCGGCGATTCGGGGCGAAAGTCCGGGCACCCACGGCGACAGTTCGCCATCGGAAAATGCGCTTCCGCTCCTTGAGCGTGCACTCAAAGGCGAAATTCCGATTCGAATTCAGGCCAGGCAGCAACTGGATATCCTGGCGGCGCTGCGCGTCGCGAAAGAGTTCGGCTTCGATTTTGTCCTTGAAGAAGGCACGGATGCGGCACGGTGCGCCGCGGAGTTGAAGGCTGCGGGAGTGCCGGTGATATACGGCCCGATTTTCGATTACCCAACCGGATTTCGCGCCGGCTCGGGCGAAGTGAATCGTGCGCGTTACAGCACGCCGGCCGAGCTGGTGCGATCGGGAATCACGCTGGCGTTGACGGCCAGTGATCTGTCGGGCGAGGCCTCGCTCGCAATGCAGGCCTCGTATGCGATGCGGTTCGGGCTGACTCGCGAACAGGCTCTGGCGGCGGTGACGACGACGCCGGCGAAGTTGCTTGGGATCGAGGACGTTGCAGGGGAGATCGGAAGGAATCGGCCGGCCGATCTGGTTGTCTGGTCCGGTGAGCCGTTTGAATTGACGTCGCGACCGGTCATGGTGATTGTCGGCGGCGAGATTGTGCTGGATCGGACAGCGGAATGA
- a CDS encoding amidohydrolase family protein, which yields MIAVAVLAFAIAPSARAQTVLLEGAAIVPVVGNPIKKGSILIKDGRIAAIGQTVEAPFDAKVIDCGGRTLFPGMVDVHTSRGIDVPNESPPVTPYLNVYDAIDPSQLFYEDSLRDGVTSIHVIHGNDCVIGGMSRVVHPIGMTPEQMTTLPDAAMKLSLSPKGGYDRMLQLATLREAFAKLDEDMKKLAEQRYEARLREEGKDLDVPPEEEQKRGKELIREEDIDEKNRNLLLLTQGRIRAFIYCGNAMDVAPAVRIARSHGFVDQAVLVLGSECFKAVSELKKAGLPVVLDSTLVHIETDPITGEEKETFVPKVISKAGLKFALQRKTGSSLGERYLWFQAARCIREGISRDDALKSITLWPAEMLGLGDRLGSLEVGKEANILVLTGDPLDAQTWVEKVFIQGEQVYERADDIRLRELFSTPAEEAGPSSSTEPVPTTTKADESSEEREMRTPSEDRPRGERRPRGDGPPRRRGPRPPSPSGDKVE from the coding sequence TTGATCGCTGTCGCCGTGCTGGCGTTCGCAATCGCTCCGTCGGCTCGAGCGCAGACGGTGCTGCTGGAAGGCGCGGCCATCGTTCCGGTCGTTGGCAACCCGATCAAGAAGGGGAGCATTCTGATCAAAGACGGCCGAATCGCGGCGATCGGACAGACCGTCGAGGCGCCATTTGATGCGAAAGTCATTGATTGCGGCGGCAGGACGCTCTTTCCGGGAATGGTTGATGTCCATACATCGCGCGGAATCGACGTGCCGAATGAGTCGCCGCCGGTCACACCGTACCTGAACGTGTACGATGCCATCGATCCGTCACAACTGTTTTATGAGGATTCCCTGCGTGACGGCGTTACGTCGATTCATGTGATTCACGGCAATGATTGCGTCATCGGCGGCATGTCGCGCGTGGTGCATCCGATCGGCATGACGCCGGAACAGATGACGACGCTGCCGGATGCAGCGATGAAGCTGAGCCTGAGTCCCAAAGGCGGCTACGACCGCATGTTGCAGCTTGCGACGCTTCGCGAGGCGTTCGCGAAGCTGGACGAAGACATGAAGAAACTTGCCGAGCAGCGATACGAGGCCAGACTGCGCGAGGAGGGCAAGGATCTCGATGTACCGCCCGAAGAGGAGCAGAAACGTGGAAAGGAACTGATCCGCGAAGAGGACATTGATGAGAAAAACCGCAACCTGCTGCTGCTCACCCAGGGCAGGATTCGGGCGTTCATCTATTGCGGAAATGCGATGGATGTCGCGCCGGCGGTGCGAATTGCCAGATCGCATGGCTTCGTCGATCAGGCCGTTCTGGTTCTTGGTTCCGAGTGCTTCAAGGCCGTCAGCGAACTGAAAAAGGCAGGTTTGCCGGTCGTGTTGGATTCGACGCTGGTTCATATCGAGACCGATCCAATCACCGGCGAAGAGAAGGAGACCTTTGTCCCGAAGGTCATCTCGAAAGCGGGATTGAAATTCGCCCTTCAGCGGAAGACCGGGTCTTCGCTTGGAGAACGATATCTCTGGTTTCAGGCCGCGCGATGCATTCGCGAGGGGATTTCGCGAGACGATGCGCTCAAGTCGATTACGCTCTGGCCGGCGGAGATGCTGGGCCTGGGCGATCGGCTTGGTTCGCTGGAGGTCGGCAAGGAGGCGAACATCCTGGTGCTGACGGGCGATCCGCTCGACGCGCAGACCTGGGTTGAAAAAGTGTTCATTCAAGGCGAGCAGGTATACGAGCGGGCGGACGACATTCGACTTCGCGAACTGTTCAGTACCCCCGCGGAAGAAGCGGGACCGAGCAGCTCGACCGAGCCCGTGCCAACGACGACCAAGGCCGACGAATCTTCCGAAGAGCGAGAAATGCGCACGCCCTCGGAAGATCGGCCTCGCGGTGAGCGACGCCCCCGAGGCGATGGCCCGCCGCGGCGGCGCGGACCGCGTCCACCGAGTCCGTCCGGCGACAAAGTCGAATGA